A single genomic interval of Pyrobaculum arsenaticum DSM 13514 harbors:
- a CDS encoding nucleotidyltransferase domain-containing protein translates to MSIEEIIRKRTREREEVIEGVKRYVEALRARWGKLTAVLYGSYARGDFNLWSDIDVIIVSERF, encoded by the coding sequence ATGTCGATAGAGGAGATAATAAGAAAAAGGACGCGGGAGCGGGAGGAGGTAATTGAGGGAGTAAAGAGGTACGTGGAGGCGCTGAGGGCGAGGTGGGGCAAACTAACAGCCGTGCTCTACGGCTCGTACGCCAGGGGCGACTTCAATTTGTGGAGCGACATCGACGTGATAATTGTATCCGAGCGGTTTTGA
- a CDS encoding electron transfer flavoprotein subunit alpha/FixB family protein: protein MKTLVVYPTKELLYVASTLGGEVVALVFNEGEAEGIKGKAHRVVVANVDVRLPEAVAEAASRVAQGVDVVLLPSTKNGKTVGGLLAQRLGAELIVDATSLRVEGGSLKAERYVFGNKAVATIEVPLPVVVTVPPGRFQGEPPAVQTSVEKLQLDTTPKTRIVSVEEKARGAVKLEEAEIIVSVGRGFKKKEDLQMAFELAKIMGGQVGCSRPIAADLKWLPEEHWVGLSGKKVKPKLYLAIGISGQPQHIAGILESRIIAAINNDPSAPIFQNADYGVVEDLYKIVPILINKISKLKGQ, encoded by the coding sequence ATGAAGACGCTGGTAGTATACCCCACCAAGGAGCTACTCTACGTAGCATCAACACTTGGCGGGGAAGTGGTAGCCCTGGTCTTCAACGAGGGCGAGGCAGAGGGGATCAAGGGCAAGGCGCATAGGGTGGTCGTGGCAAATGTAGATGTAAGGTTACCGGAGGCCGTTGCCGAGGCAGCATCGAGGGTTGCGCAAGGCGTAGACGTCGTGTTGTTGCCATCTACTAAAAACGGCAAGACTGTGGGCGGCCTCCTCGCCCAGAGGCTCGGCGCAGAGCTAATAGTAGACGCGACCTCCCTCCGAGTAGAGGGCGGATCTCTCAAGGCGGAGAGGTACGTCTTCGGAAACAAGGCGGTGGCTACGATAGAGGTCCCGCTCCCTGTCGTCGTCACTGTTCCGCCTGGCAGATTCCAAGGAGAGCCGCCGGCGGTACAGACATCTGTAGAGAAGCTCCAGCTGGACACTACGCCCAAGACGAGGATAGTGTCAGTTGAGGAGAAGGCCAGAGGGGCCGTGAAGCTGGAGGAGGCGGAGATAATCGTCTCAGTGGGCAGAGGCTTTAAGAAGAAGGAGGACTTGCAGATGGCCTTCGAACTGGCCAAGATCATGGGCGGCCAAGTAGGGTGCTCCCGCCCCATCGCCGCCGACCTCAAGTGGCTACCGGAGGAGCACTGGGTCGGCCTATCGGGTAAAAAAGTAAAGCCCAAATTGTACCTCGCCATAGGGATATCCGGACAGCCCCAGCACATAGCCGGCATATTGGAGAGCAGAATCATAGCCGCAATAAACAACGACCCCTCCGCACCGATATTCCAAAACGCCGATTATGGCGTCGTGGAGGATCTATACAAAATAGTGCCGATACTTATAAACAAGATATCCAAACTAAAGGGTCAATAA
- the psmB gene encoding archaeal proteasome endopeptidase complex subunit beta: MGEEVQIGATAVGIKAKDGVVLAAEKRVSYGFYTLSSAGRKVFVIDDKLAIASAGIIADMQSLARIVKINAKAYELETRKKPTVRSMAKLLSVIMFSRRYMPFFAEVLVGGVDEEGSHLIVMDPLGSLIEDNYAALGTGAKLAISVLDTGYREDITLQDAKKLAVKALKAAIERDPVSGGGIDLVLIDQTGAKEEEVKVQLLI; encoded by the coding sequence ATGGGAGAGGAGGTGCAGATTGGGGCAACTGCAGTTGGCATCAAGGCGAAAGATGGGGTTGTCCTAGCCGCTGAGAAGCGGGTCTCGTACGGGTTCTACACTCTCAGCTCCGCGGGGAGAAAAGTATTCGTAATCGACGACAAGTTGGCTATAGCGTCGGCAGGCATAATTGCCGATATGCAGTCCCTGGCCCGGATCGTTAAGATCAACGCCAAGGCGTATGAACTGGAGACGAGGAAGAAGCCAACTGTCAGGTCGATGGCTAAACTGCTCTCGGTGATTATGTTTAGCAGGAGGTATATGCCGTTTTTCGCAGAGGTGCTAGTAGGTGGCGTAGACGAAGAGGGTAGCCATCTAATCGTGATGGATCCCCTCGGCAGTTTGATCGAGGACAACTACGCCGCCTTGGGCACCGGCGCTAAACTCGCCATCTCCGTGCTGGACACGGGCTACAGGGAGGACATAACTCTTCAGGATGCTAAGAAACTCGCGGTGAAGGCTCTGAAAGCGGCAATTGAAAGAGACCCTGTCTCGGGGGGCGGCATAGATCTGGTATTGATTGACCAGACAGGTGCAAAGGAGGAGGAGGTCAAAGTACAGCTACTGATATAG
- a CDS encoding SDR family oxidoreductase encodes MPTVIVTGSGRGIGRAIAIRFAREGWNVVVNAKKGREEAEETLKLVKDAGGSGVVVLADVATREGCRDVVQVAVNNFGGLDVLVNNAGLGLFSLFLNADDRLIDKQLEVSLKSVIYCTQEAAKVMKEGSIINIASIAGIRPFVGLSIYSAAKAAVINLTQALAIELAPRIRVNAVAPGVVKTRMGESLVKLLGISEGEFARRHTLLEKMVTPEDVAEVVWMLVKIPAITGQVIVVDSGELLKSGIIS; translated from the coding sequence ATGCCAACTGTTATCGTCACCGGGTCAGGTCGGGGAATAGGCAGGGCTATTGCTATTAGATTTGCAAGAGAGGGCTGGAATGTGGTGGTAAACGCAAAGAAAGGAAGAGAAGAAGCCGAGGAAACGTTGAAATTAGTCAAAGACGCAGGTGGAAGCGGCGTTGTTGTATTAGCTGACGTCGCGACAAGAGAAGGCTGCCGTGATGTAGTTCAAGTAGCTGTGAATAACTTTGGCGGGTTAGACGTACTTGTGAACAACGCTGGCCTAGGCCTTTTTTCGCTGTTTCTTAATGCCGACGATAGACTTATAGATAAGCAACTAGAAGTTTCTCTTAAATCAGTGATATATTGTACACAAGAGGCGGCTAAGGTAATGAAGGAGGGCTCTATAATAAACATAGCGTCTATTGCTGGAATTAGGCCTTTTGTAGGATTATCTATATACAGCGCGGCGAAGGCAGCCGTAATCAACTTAACGCAGGCATTAGCAATTGAGCTAGCGCCGCGGATTCGCGTAAACGCCGTGGCGCCGGGAGTCGTAAAGACGAGAATGGGCGAGAGCCTAGTCAAGTTGCTAGGAATAAGCGAAGGCGAGTTTGCCAGAAGACACACCCTGCTGGAGAAAATGGTGACTCCAGAAGATGTCGCAGAAGTTGTGTGGATGCTAGTAAAGATACCTGCCATAACTGGACAAGTAATAGTGGTAGACTCCGGAGAACTACTCAAAAGTGGAATAATTTCGTAG
- the twy1 gene encoding 4-demethylwyosine synthase TYW1, with protein MSCEYEALGRYHLFEGPRIKVRASAGRALIERHYGVAGHATVELCKWTKDALEGGKSCYKVKFYNAPAGGSHRCVEMSPVGLVCSNRCVYCWRPTEEFDVFLLDERFYMEPEDIVKGVLEERRRLLSGYWGHPQGKRRVREALEPTHWAISLSGEPTMYPKLPQLIKLIKSLPSTKSVFLVTNGQHPDMLRRLWEEDALPTQLYLSTNAPNKELYYKINVPVYNVENAWEKWLESLDLLAKIPTRTVLRITLIRSLNYDDRYIPEFAQIVKRGSPHFVEVKSYMHLGHSTFRLKKEDMLSHEEVKEWSHKLLKELEKIGARFVYMDDDEPSRIVVLQNMDRYVERWIVPPQVKIETQS; from the coding sequence GTGTCTTGCGAGTACGAGGCTCTTGGCAGATACCATTTGTTTGAGGGGCCCCGGATTAAGGTTAGGGCCTCCGCTGGCCGCGCCCTAATAGAGCGGCACTACGGCGTTGCGGGACACGCCACAGTAGAGCTGTGCAAGTGGACTAAAGACGCGTTGGAGGGGGGGAAGTCGTGCTACAAGGTGAAGTTCTACAACGCCCCCGCCGGCGGGTCGCACCGGTGCGTCGAGATGAGCCCGGTGGGCCTCGTCTGTAGCAACCGCTGCGTCTACTGCTGGCGCCCCACCGAGGAGTTCGACGTCTTCCTACTCGACGAGAGGTTCTACATGGAGCCCGAGGACATCGTCAAGGGGGTCCTCGAAGAGAGGAGGAGGCTCCTATCCGGCTACTGGGGCCACCCGCAGGGTAAGCGGCGGGTGAGGGAAGCCCTGGAGCCGACCCACTGGGCTATCTCCCTGTCGGGGGAGCCCACCATGTACCCCAAGCTTCCCCAGCTTATAAAGCTGATAAAGTCACTCCCCAGCACGAAGTCCGTCTTCCTCGTCACCAACGGCCAGCACCCCGACATGTTGAGGAGGCTGTGGGAGGAGGACGCCCTCCCCACCCAGCTCTACCTCTCCACCAACGCGCCCAACAAGGAGCTCTACTACAAGATAAACGTCCCCGTATACAACGTCGAGAACGCTTGGGAGAAGTGGCTGGAGTCCCTCGACCTGTTAGCAAAAATCCCGACAAGGACAGTCCTCCGCATCACCCTGATCAGAAGCCTAAACTACGACGACAGGTACATACCGGAGTTCGCCCAAATTGTCAAGAGGGGGAGCCCCCACTTCGTCGAGGTGAAGAGCTACATGCACCTCGGCCACTCCACCTTCCGCCTAAAGAAGGAAGACATGCTAAGCCACGAAGAGGTAAAGGAGTGGTCTCACAAGCTGTTAAAAGAGCTGGAGAAGATAGGCGCCCGCTTCGTCTACATGGACGACGACGAGCCCAGCCGCATAGTGGTTCTCCAGAATATGGACAGGTATGTGGAGAGGTGGATAGTGCCTCCACAGGTGAAAATCGAAACACAGAGTTAA
- a CDS encoding RsmB/NOP family class I SAM-dependent RNA methyltransferase: MKWTPGELISFTAKVLYEISKGLTLDYAFQKVKRGWRELDSFKVFYDVVYDAVRHYYFLQFAASKMFGSSGAKAIAKAWFIFRADSLLYNKDMVYSVRKRLLKRALTKPDHVMAALEELREDRARYFSVKYSYHPNIVSTLLSHFPPEEVERLLEAGNHTWIWLRINTLKADVDKALRLLEAEAEVEPHPKIPFAVLLKSAKRPVQYLEAVRRFVAVPQDLASIYAVLSLRPEPGDRIIDLAAAPGMKTSLIAQLAEGRAKIVAVDLSAKRVARMRHLLKNLGAGDFVEVVRADSRVLKTRKFDKALLDAPCTSSGAFTKEPAVKIYPRVEEAPKYSAVQKALIKNALALAEEVVYAVCSILPQEGEEVAASAGAEAEKPHPDLAPSYTPGVGGRTFPHIHRSEAFFISRLRKR; the protein is encoded by the coding sequence GTGAAGTGGACTCCTGGAGAGCTGATATCCTTCACTGCCAAGGTTCTCTACGAAATAAGCAAAGGTCTTACTCTTGACTACGCTTTTCAAAAGGTAAAGAGGGGGTGGCGTGAGTTAGATAGCTTCAAGGTATTTTACGACGTGGTCTACGACGCTGTGCGCCATTACTATTTTCTCCAATTCGCCGCTTCGAAGATGTTCGGCTCTTCTGGCGCAAAAGCCATAGCTAAGGCGTGGTTTATTTTTAGGGCAGACTCTCTCCTCTACAACAAAGACATGGTTTACAGCGTGCGGAAACGGCTGTTAAAAAGGGCTCTGACAAAGCCGGACCACGTAATGGCGGCGTTGGAGGAGTTAAGGGAGGATCGCGCCAGATACTTCTCGGTGAAGTACAGCTATCACCCCAACATAGTGTCGACACTGCTGTCGCATTTCCCGCCGGAGGAAGTGGAGAGGTTGCTAGAAGCGGGGAATCACACCTGGATTTGGCTGAGGATAAACACGCTGAAGGCGGACGTGGACAAGGCGTTGAGGCTGTTGGAGGCCGAGGCCGAGGTGGAGCCCCATCCTAAAATTCCCTTCGCCGTGTTGCTTAAATCAGCTAAGAGGCCTGTCCAGTACCTAGAGGCCGTGAGGCGGTTTGTGGCCGTTCCCCAAGACCTGGCCTCAATATACGCCGTGCTTTCGCTTAGGCCAGAGCCTGGCGACAGGATAATCGACCTCGCCGCGGCGCCGGGGATGAAGACCAGCCTAATAGCCCAGCTAGCGGAGGGAAGAGCCAAAATCGTTGCCGTGGACCTCTCGGCGAAGCGCGTTGCGAGGATGAGGCACCTCCTGAAAAACCTAGGAGCAGGGGACTTTGTAGAGGTCGTCAGGGCAGACTCTCGGGTCTTAAAGACAAGGAAGTTCGACAAGGCGCTTCTAGACGCGCCTTGCACCTCCAGCGGGGCGTTCACCAAGGAGCCCGCCGTAAAGATATACCCCCGGGTCGAGGAGGCGCCTAAGTACTCCGCCGTGCAGAAGGCCCTCATCAAAAACGCATTGGCGCTGGCAGAGGAGGTGGTGTACGCCGTCTGTAGCATCCTTCCACAAGAAGGCGAAGAGGTGGCGGCGTCTGCCGGCGCAGAGGCGGAAAAGCCCCATCCTGACCTCGCCCCGTCGTACACGCCCGGCGTCGGCGGGAGAACCTTCCCCCACATCCACAGAAGCGAGGCCTTCTTCATATCGCGCTTGAGGAAAAGATAG
- the rtcA gene encoding RNA 3'-terminal phosphate cyclase, which yields MVVRIDGSYGEGGGQILRTSIALSALLGKPVEIINIRAKRANPGLQPQHLTGVRAAALLTDAEVEGAVKGSTRLFFKPRDIKCGSFDIDIGTAGSISLVVQTLAPVLLFAPCPTRIAISGGTDVSWSPPIDYMRFVFAKVLSLFGARVEIELIRRGHYPKGGGRAVLRVEPVKKLSPVSLEEFGKVLEIRGISHAVNLPSHVAERQARAAAEVLAKLGYRAEISTEVRADGLGPGSGVVLWAYSESGSTVGGDSLGEKGKPAEVVGREAAEKLAAVLKTGATLDPHMADMAVVYMALADGRSRLSTSEETMHLKTNIYIVEQFLPVKFKVEKQAARYVLEVDGVGYSR from the coding sequence GTGGTTGTCCGGATCGACGGCTCCTACGGGGAGGGCGGAGGCCAAATTTTGCGGACGTCAATTGCCTTATCCGCTCTCTTGGGCAAGCCTGTGGAGATAATAAACATACGGGCTAAGAGGGCGAACCCGGGGCTCCAGCCGCAGCACCTCACCGGCGTGAGGGCCGCCGCCTTGCTTACAGACGCCGAAGTGGAGGGAGCCGTTAAGGGCTCCACGAGGCTGTTCTTCAAGCCCAGGGACATTAAGTGTGGGTCCTTCGACATAGACATAGGCACTGCTGGTAGCATCTCCCTAGTTGTCCAGACCCTCGCCCCGGTTTTGCTGTTCGCCCCGTGCCCCACCCGAATAGCCATCTCCGGCGGCACGGACGTGTCGTGGTCGCCTCCCATCGACTATATGCGGTTTGTATTCGCAAAGGTCTTATCCCTATTCGGCGCAAGGGTGGAGATAGAGCTTATAAGGCGTGGCCACTACCCCAAAGGAGGGGGGAGGGCGGTGCTGAGAGTAGAGCCGGTGAAAAAGCTCTCACCCGTGAGTTTAGAAGAGTTCGGGAAGGTACTGGAAATACGCGGGATATCCCATGCCGTAAATCTCCCGAGCCACGTGGCGGAGAGGCAGGCTAGGGCGGCCGCCGAAGTCTTGGCAAAGCTGGGGTACAGAGCCGAGATATCAACGGAGGTGCGGGCCGACGGCCTTGGCCCCGGCAGCGGTGTTGTCCTCTGGGCCTACTCGGAAAGCGGAAGCACCGTAGGCGGGGACTCATTAGGAGAGAAGGGAAAGCCCGCCGAGGTAGTTGGCCGCGAAGCCGCCGAGAAGCTTGCCGCCGTGCTTAAAACCGGCGCCACGTTGGACCCCCACATGGCCGACATGGCAGTTGTGTACATGGCACTGGCCGACGGGAGGAGCAGGCTGAGCACATCAGAAGAGACTATGCACCTCAAGACAAACATCTACATCGTGGAGCAGTTCTTGCCAGTGAAGTTCAAGGTGGAAAAACAGGCGGCAAGATATGTACTAGAAGTAGACGGAGTAGGCTACAGCAGATAG
- a CDS encoding SPASM domain-containing protein, with protein sequence MAKAGARLTILPNGDAMYCCGHPITQSEAQWFFKVGNISQDSLVDIVKRIRRNALVLALRYAGPLAILKEHGIEVNKDFKMPCEVCYYIATRGYRLDKLKLIKLARIA encoded by the coding sequence ATGGCGAAAGCTGGGGCTAGGCTGACCATCCTTCCTAATGGTGATGCTATGTATTGTTGCGGCCATCCAATAACTCAGAGTGAGGCACAGTGGTTTTTTAAGGTGGGCAATATCTCGCAAGACTCGCTTGTAGATATAGTAAAGAGAATTAGGAGAAACGCGTTGGTTCTTGCATTGAGATATGCCGGCCCTCTTGCTATATTAAAAGAACACGGCATTGAGGTGAACAAAGATTTCAAAATGCCGTGCGAAGTCTGCTACTACATAGCTACAAGAGGATATAGGCTTGATAAGTTAAAGCTTATAAAATTAGCCCGTATAGCATAG
- a CDS encoding SAM hydrolase/SAM-dependent halogenase family protein produces the protein MVIALLTDFGTKDYFVAAMKGVILSINPKAAVVDITHEIPPQDVWTGAFVLKSAYKWFPRGTIFLAVVDPGVGTERAPLIIKTRRYFFVGPDNGLLSLAAEEDGVEELYRITASLPQTSSTFHGRDVFAPAAAYLSLGVEPPMLGIPTSQWTKLTMPKPRLENGVLYVNVIYIDRFGNAYTSAGAEIYQIASVGDKLCVETPAGEVSATFVKSYGYAQPGEAVMLVNSEGYLELAISMGNAAAKYGLKPGQELKIRICQQK, from the coding sequence GTGGTCATCGCCTTGTTGACCGATTTCGGGACTAAGGACTACTTCGTGGCCGCTATGAAGGGCGTAATACTGTCGATTAACCCGAAAGCGGCCGTAGTCGATATCACTCACGAAATCCCGCCACAAGACGTATGGACTGGAGCCTTCGTGCTGAAATCCGCGTATAAGTGGTTCCCCCGTGGCACAATTTTTTTGGCTGTGGTGGACCCCGGCGTGGGCACGGAGAGGGCTCCCCTCATTATTAAAACGAGGCGCTACTTCTTCGTAGGCCCCGACAACGGTTTGCTCTCCCTCGCCGCTGAGGAAGACGGCGTAGAGGAGTTATACAGAATAACCGCGTCGCTTCCCCAAACCTCGTCGACATTCCACGGCCGGGACGTCTTTGCCCCAGCGGCTGCGTACCTCTCGCTGGGCGTAGAGCCGCCGATGCTAGGCATCCCCACCAGCCAGTGGACGAAGTTAACAATGCCCAAGCCGCGCCTAGAAAACGGCGTTCTCTACGTAAACGTGATTTACATAGACAGGTTCGGCAACGCCTATACGTCAGCCGGAGCTGAGATATACCAAATCGCCTCTGTAGGCGACAAGCTCTGTGTAGAGACGCCGGCGGGGGAGGTGTCGGCGACTTTCGTCAAGTCTTACGGATATGCACAGCCAGGAGAGGCGGTCATGTTGGTAAACAGCGAGGGCTATCTAGAACTGGCAATCTCCATGGGCAACGCCGCGGCGAAATACGGCCTCAAACCGGGCCAAGAGCTAAAAATCCGCATATGTCAACAGAAGTGA
- a CDS encoding HEPN domain-containing protein: MLVCYEYWRWMRQAEHTLQSIRADLDIGSYSWACFKAQQAAEFATRALLRALGRPAFGHNLVALFNELAGLCPTTGGELRFCVGYLDKMCLTPRYPDALTEGVPYERYTEEEAAKA; the protein is encoded by the coding sequence GTGCTGGTCTGCTATGAGTACTGGAGGTGGATGAGGCAGGCTGAGCATACTTTACAGTCTATACGGGCTGACTTGGACATCGGGTCCTACTCATGGGCCTGCTTCAAGGCGCAACAAGCCGCTGAGTTTGCAACTAGGGCGTTGCTACGGGCGCTAGGGCGGCCTGCGTTTGGCCACAACTTAGTTGCGCTGTTTAACGAGCTGGCTGGGCTGTGCCCCACAACTGGCGGGGAGCTGAGGTTCTGCGTCGGCTATCTGGATAAGATGTGCCTAACGCCTAGGTACCCAGATGCCTTGACCGAGGGCGTCCCCTACGAGCGGTATACGGAAGAGGAGGCGGCTAAGGCGTAG
- a CDS encoding NOG1 family protein has protein sequence MEVVDKAKLPYIYSADELISMFLAAYGREEARGSEAEPAFVRQKRLEIRRIVTSGKTIATTLREMALRMPFLDKLHPFYRELIDVVFGAQNYKHVVAKVGNAHVAIRAIAKEAITVVRTAPDKKGILEAKRMYKARIIDLLNDLKPELDKMREIVLFLRKLPAIDPNLFTIVVAGAPNVGKSSFVRCVSTAKPEVAEYPFTTKQIHLGHIVLRGDKVQVIDTPGLLDRPLSERNQIERQAVLALKHLAGAILFIVDPTPHSGYSLDTQLNLWREIRESFPAPAVAVLNKVDIATEEEVKKARELFSPIAEMSTANCQGTKDVVDYILNKYYVPQALEKLRATARR, from the coding sequence GTGGAGGTTGTAGACAAGGCGAAGTTGCCGTACATCTACTCGGCAGATGAGCTTATCTCAATGTTTCTAGCCGCGTACGGGAGAGAAGAGGCAAGAGGCTCCGAGGCGGAGCCCGCGTTTGTGAGGCAGAAAAGGCTGGAAATAAGGCGAATTGTAACATCAGGAAAAACCATCGCCACCACGCTCAGAGAAATGGCTTTAAGAATGCCGTTTTTAGACAAGCTCCACCCCTTCTACCGGGAGCTTATAGACGTGGTTTTCGGGGCCCAGAACTACAAGCACGTGGTGGCCAAGGTGGGGAATGCGCATGTGGCTATCCGGGCCATCGCCAAGGAGGCAATTACAGTAGTCCGCACGGCGCCCGACAAGAAGGGCATCCTCGAAGCTAAGAGGATGTACAAGGCGCGCATCATAGACCTGCTTAACGACTTAAAACCCGAATTAGACAAGATGAGAGAAATAGTCCTATTTTTACGAAAGCTCCCAGCCATTGACCCAAATCTCTTCACAATTGTAGTGGCCGGCGCGCCCAATGTGGGTAAGAGCAGCTTCGTCCGTTGCGTCTCCACCGCTAAGCCAGAAGTGGCCGAGTACCCCTTCACCACTAAGCAGATACACCTCGGCCACATCGTGCTGAGGGGGGACAAGGTACAGGTCATCGACACGCCGGGCCTCCTCGACCGGCCGCTCTCAGAGCGGAACCAAATAGAGCGGCAAGCCGTACTCGCGTTGAAACACCTAGCCGGCGCCATACTCTTCATAGTCGACCCCACCCCGCATAGCGGCTACTCCCTGGACACGCAACTAAACCTCTGGAGGGAGATTAGGGAGAGTTTCCCCGCCCCCGCCGTAGCTGTGCTGAACAAAGTCGACATAGCCACCGAAGAGGAGGTGAAAAAAGCGCGGGAGCTATTTTCACCAATTGCAGAGATGTCCACAGCAAACTGCCAAGGCACAAAAGACGTAGTTGACTACATACTAAACAAATACTACGTACCACAAGCCTTGGAGAAGCTAAGGGCCACAGCCCGCAGATAA
- a CDS encoding NUDIX domain-containing protein, protein MCLEKTWPRGGPDWAAVGVLVSGGRVLMIRRVEREGDPWSGQVAFPGGRWKPGEDLLGTAVREVEEEVGVRPEELMGVLPPPSPRNAPWLKVVPFLFRRWSGEVRPNPTEVREVRWVSREELTEGEWVGREAFFAGSWVIWGLTFRILKTLIQCGFL, encoded by the coding sequence GTGTGTCTTGAAAAGACGTGGCCCCGTGGCGGTCCCGACTGGGCCGCCGTCGGCGTCCTCGTGAGCGGCGGCCGAGTATTGATGATCCGCCGAGTTGAGCGGGAGGGAGACCCCTGGTCCGGCCAAGTGGCCTTCCCAGGCGGCAGGTGGAAGCCGGGGGAGGACCTCCTGGGCACGGCGGTTAGGGAGGTGGAGGAGGAGGTCGGGGTGAGGCCGGAGGAGCTGATGGGCGTCCTTCCGCCGCCGAGTCCGCGGAACGCCCCTTGGCTGAAGGTCGTCCCCTTTCTCTTTAGAAGGTGGTCGGGAGAAGTAAGGCCAAATCCCACAGAGGTGAGAGAGGTACGGTGGGTCTCAAGAGAGGAGCTGACGGAGGGCGAGTGGGTAGGGCGCGAGGCCTTCTTCGCGGGGAGCTGGGTGATTTGGGGGCTCACCTTCCGCATCCTCAAGACTCTTATCCAATGCGGGTTTTTGTAG
- a CDS encoding CPBP family intramembrane glutamic endopeptidase has protein sequence MRRFIAVTFGLGWAFQFAHPTSYFWLAAAMWAPALGALAEGFRPPPPALTAGRRISYWKSVWPIALWVALLVASTLPFQPVQPQAAPSHLMYLLTAPFMPAVVAFIGAFGEEYGWRGYLLPALAQRLGYFKASLMVGVVWGFWHTPAIGYEYGWFWRVEGVLLFVLPTILLSLLHTAAYLQYGVWGAALLHGAVNSWAPTYFLLYPQLLDERWLWGPVGLQGVATLIPVAWIVWKMYARSVDKTPP, from the coding sequence ATGCGCAGGTTTATAGCGGTGACCTTCGGCTTAGGGTGGGCTTTTCAGTTTGCCCATCCCACCTCCTACTTCTGGCTGGCCGCCGCTATGTGGGCGCCTGCACTGGGCGCGCTTGCTGAGGGGTTTAGGCCCCCGCCCCCGGCGCTGACCGCCGGGAGGAGGATAAGTTACTGGAAGTCTGTGTGGCCGATTGCGCTGTGGGTCGCCCTATTGGTGGCCTCCACGTTGCCATTTCAGCCCGTCCAGCCCCAGGCGGCGCCGAGCCACTTAATGTACTTGCTCACAGCACCCTTTATGCCCGCAGTGGTGGCATTTATAGGCGCCTTTGGCGAGGAGTACGGCTGGCGGGGCTATTTACTGCCAGCCCTCGCCCAGAGGCTTGGCTACTTCAAGGCGTCTCTCATGGTGGGGGTTGTGTGGGGTTTTTGGCACACGCCGGCTATCGGCTATGAGTACGGCTGGTTTTGGCGCGTTGAGGGCGTGCTCCTCTTTGTCCTTCCCACTATTCTCCTCTCCCTACTCCACACAGCGGCTTATTTACAATACGGCGTATGGGGGGCCGCATTGCTACATGGGGCCGTCAACTCGTGGGCGCCTACGTACTTTCTTCTGTATCCACAGCTCTTAGATGAGAGGTGGCTCTGGGGACCTGTAGGTCTTCAAGGCGTTGCAACCCTCATACCCGTGGCTTGGATAGTCTGGAAGATGTACGCACGCAGTGTTGACAAAACGCCGCCCTGA
- a CDS encoding electron transfer flavoprotein subunit beta/FixA family protein: protein MKIAVLMKTALDTSQLRVRDTVVVEETPLKISDIDRNAVEEAVKLKGQDKAYGVTVLKWGPLQRRIQEAENVLREALAMGLDEAYLVADEKLINASHAATAKAIAAVVKKVGADLVLAGEATVDNYTGQIPPRVAAELGWPVVTYVRELKVEGGKLVAKRDLEDHVEVVEVPLPAVVSVTREINQPRIPTLLAIRAAMKKPINKLTLADLGITVEPRVSAAYRPLLMQRKKVVIKDGTPEEKAEKLIQYLKQEGVI from the coding sequence ATGAAAATAGCTGTACTCATGAAGACAGCTCTTGACACTAGCCAGCTCCGGGTGAGGGACACGGTGGTGGTGGAGGAGACCCCGCTAAAGATAAGCGACATAGACAGAAACGCGGTGGAGGAGGCTGTTAAGCTGAAGGGCCAAGACAAGGCATATGGCGTAACTGTCTTAAAATGGGGCCCGTTGCAGAGGAGGATACAGGAGGCTGAGAACGTGTTGAGGGAGGCGTTGGCGATGGGGCTAGACGAGGCCTACCTAGTAGCCGACGAGAAGTTGATAAACGCCAGCCACGCTGCCACGGCTAAGGCGATTGCCGCGGTGGTGAAAAAGGTGGGCGCAGACTTGGTACTCGCCGGCGAGGCCACTGTGGACAACTACACGGGGCAGATACCGCCGAGGGTAGCCGCCGAGTTGGGCTGGCCGGTGGTCACCTACGTCAGGGAGCTTAAGGTGGAGGGCGGAAAGCTGGTGGCGAAGCGCGATCTGGAAGACCACGTAGAGGTGGTGGAGGTGCCCCTCCCCGCAGTTGTATCAGTGACGAGGGAGATAAACCAGCCCAGGATACCCACCCTCCTGGCAATAAGGGCGGCCATGAAAAAGCCGATCAACAAGCTAACCCTTGCCGACCTTGGTATAACCGTGGAGCCTAGGGTGTCGGCGGCCTATAGGCCGTTGTTGATGCAGAGAAAGAAGGTTGTGATTAAGGACGGGACGCCTGAAGAAAAAGCGGAGAAGCTCATACAATACCTAAAGCAGGAGGGAGTGATATGA